AGCAGAAGGGGAAGTTATTGAAATTCTGGAACGCGCTAATGACACTTTTGTAGGGACCTTAGAGGTTGCTAATTCTTATGCATTCCTTGTAACAGAGAACCGTACGCTTGCCAACGACATCTTTATCCCAAAGGAAAAGCTTAAAGGTGGAAAAACTGGTGACAAAGCTGTGGTTAAGGTCATTGAATGGCCGGATAAGGCAAAGAATCCCATTGGTCAGGTAATAGATATACTGGGAGTTGCCGGAGAGAACACAACAGAGATGCATGCCATCTTAGCTGAGTTTGGCCTTCCTTATGTTTACCCAAAGACTGTTGAAGAGGCTGCTGATAAGATTCCTGCTGAAATATCGGAAGAGGAAATTGCCAAACGGGAAGATTTCCGCAATGTAACAACATTTACCATTGACCCTAAAGATGCAAAAGACTTTGATGATGCCCTTTCCATCCGCAAAATAAAAGACGGACTATGGGAAGTCGGAGTTCATATTGCCGATGTATCTCATTATGTAAAAGAAGGAAGCATCATTGATAAAGAGGCTGAGAAACGTGCAACATCGGTTTATCTGGTAGACCGCACCATCCCTATGCTACCTGAACGTTTATGTAACTTCATCTGCTCGCTTCGCCCTAACGAAGAGAAGCTGGCTTATTCTGTAATCTTTGATATTACGGAAAAAGGAGAGGTAAAAGATTCCCGTATTGTGCATACTATTATTAAATCGGACCGACGTTTCACTTACGAAGAAGCTCAAAACATTATTGAGACAAAAGAAGGCGATTATAAAGAAGAGGTTCTGGCAATGGATCACATCGCTAAAATTCTCCGTGATAAAAGATATTCAGCCGGAGCCATAAACTTTGACCGCTATGAAGTGAAGTTTGAAATTGACGAGAAAGGGAAACCTATCAGCGTTTATTTCAAATATTCTAAGGACGCAAACAAATTAGTTGAGGAATTCATGCTTCTGGCAAATAAAACTGTGGCAGAGAAAATTGGAAAAGTTCCACAAGATAAGAATGCAAAGGTATTACCTTATCGTATTCATGACTTGCCAGACCCCGATAAACTAGACAACCTATCACAGTTTATCGCTCGATTTGGATATAAACTCCGCACAAGTGGCACAAAGACTGATATTTCAAAGTCTATTAACCACCTGTTAGATGACGTTCAAGGGAAGAATGAAGAGAATCTTATTGAAACAGTATCAATACGTGCAATGCAGAAAGCAAAATATTCCGTTCACAACATTGGACACTATGGACTTGCTTTTGATTATTATACTCACTTTACTTCACCAATCCGTCGTTTTCCGGACTTGATGGTTCATCGTCTGCTTACCAGATATCTGGATGGAGGAAGAACTGTTTCAGAAACCAAATATGAAGATCTTTGTGTACACAGTTCTGATATGGAACAAATTGCAGCAAACGCAGAACGCGCTTCAATTAAATATAAGCAAGTAGAATTCATGAGCGAACGTCTTGGACAAACTTTCGACGGAGTAATTTCAGGCGTTACAGAATGGGGATTATATGTGGAACTAAATGAAAACAAATGTGAAGGAATGGTTCCTATTCGTGACCTGGACGATGACTATTATGAATTTGATGAAAAGAGCTACTGTTTGAAGGGTCGTAAGAAACATCGGACATATAGTTTGGGAGATTCTATCACAATAAAAGTTGCACGCGCAAACATAGAAAAGAAGCAGCTTGATTTTGCTTTAGTTGATTTAGATAAATGATTAAAAAATAAAATTTCACATTTTAAATTTCGATAAAACCATTTTCTACCGGAATTGTTTCTTAAAGTATAAATAAGGAAATATGAAGAGAGCCCCCAAAATAGATGCTGTGCCCTATATTGAAATTGATAGATATGTAGGTATCTGGTATGAGATTGGCCGATACTCTCACTGGTATGAGAAAGGTATCAGCAATGTTTCAGCTGAGTATATTCCAAAAGATGGCTATATAGATATAATAAACCGATATGAAAAGTCTAATAAATACGGCGAAATAAAAGGAAAGGCTTATGTTATTCCGGACTCCGGAAATGCTAAGTTTAAAGTACAATTTCATTGGCCGTTTAAAGGTAATTATTGGATTATTGATTTTGACAAAGATTATCAGTGGGCTGTTGTTTCTAATCCATCTCAAACTAATTTATGGATTCTTTATCGCAAACCTATAATAGATAATGAGAAGCTCCGTCCGATAGTTTATCGCCTTGTCAATCTCGGATTTGAACTAGCTAAAGTGCATTGGACAAAACAGACAGACAGACCTAGAAAATGAAAACAGTAATATTAGAAGAACAGGAAAAAATTGAAGGAATCATTTCCCGATGTGATATATGCTTTGTAGGGATGGTTGACAGTCAGAACGCTCCTTATGTTATCCCTATGAATTTTGGATATAAGGATGGGGTTATTTATTTGCATTCCGGTCCCACCGGGCATTCCATAGATATACTACAGCATAACAACAATGTTTGCATAACATTTAGTATTGATCACGAACTGGTATTTCAGCATCCAAAAGTTGCCTGCAGCTATCGAATGAAAGCTAAGAGTATAATATGTCGTGGTAAGGTACACTTCATTGAAAATCTGGAAGATAAACGAGAGTCCCTAAATATTATTATGAGCCATTATTCAGACAAAACCTTTGAATATTCAGACCCCGCAGTGAAGAATGTGAAGATCTGGGAAATTCCAATTGACAGCATTAGTGCCAAAGAATACGGGGTTCCACACAGATAATAAGAATTTATTAGTAATAAACGTTGTGAACAACACAATAAAAAAGTGGCGATAGTATTATCTGCCACTTTTTTATTCCTTTATAAACTAGAGTTAACTATTCACTCTTACATATTCAGTGTACCCTCTACGATAAATCTCTACCTTCTTTGACGACGTACAGAAGCTTTAGGAGCAGAAGAGGATGAGGAGCTTTCCTTCTTAACCTTTACCTTAGGAGTCGTTTCACTTTTCCTTCTGGAGCTCTTTTTTACAGATTTATCAGTTGTTATTACAGCAGACTTCTTCATTTCTACATTTTTCTTCACTGCTACCGTGGTAGTATCAGAAGAGCTCACCCACAGATGTTCTTCAAACGCCTTTAGCTGACCTTCTATCTTTTTCTGCTCTTTGACCATAGCACTATCCGTAGTGCAGTACTGTGCAAGAGTTTGATTCAACATATTGGTTGTTTTATAGATATCCCCTTTATATTGACGGGTAGTGAAATAATCATCCATGCTTATACTTGCCGTGTTATTCAAATTGCTGGTCATCACATTCATTCGTGCCAGGTAAGGACTAAGATCACTATAGTTTAACCAGAACATAGGATATTTAGTTATATCCATTGAAAAATCACCGGAACGATGAAGTACAGGGCAGATGGCAATCACTTTTGAATTATAGGTAGACGAACATTGATCAA
The sequence above is drawn from the uncultured Bacteroides sp. genome and encodes:
- the gldN gene encoding gliding motility protein GldN produces the protein MKRFICIMVFLCTALGIHQATAQPKARKAKQEAKESSGSTLSVRAQTQYTGQIAMPQEVPWKREIYRALDLKKEKNTALYYPVEPIGDRMNLFTLIFKLLADGKIPAYEYRLDGNEVLTAESKVKLKDVLDRFHIYYQTKKESGSKDTLYSVDNSDIPSNEVLSYFMKEVWYFDQCSSTYNSKVIAICPVLHRSGDFSMDITKYPMFWLNYSDLSPYLARMNVMTSNLNNTASISMDDYFTTRQYKGDIYKTTNMLNQTLAQYCTTDSAMVKEQKKIEGQLKAFEEHLWVSSSDTTTVAVKKNVEMKKSAVITTDKSVKKSSRRKSETTPKVKVKKESSSSSSAPKASVRRQRR
- a CDS encoding pyridoxamine 5'-phosphate oxidase family protein is translated as MKTVILEEQEKIEGIISRCDICFVGMVDSQNAPYVIPMNFGYKDGVIYLHSGPTGHSIDILQHNNNVCITFSIDHELVFQHPKVACSYRMKAKSIICRGKVHFIENLEDKRESLNIIMSHYSDKTFEYSDPAVKNVKIWEIPIDSISAKEYGVPHR
- a CDS encoding lipocalin family protein translates to MKRAPKIDAVPYIEIDRYVGIWYEIGRYSHWYEKGISNVSAEYIPKDGYIDIINRYEKSNKYGEIKGKAYVIPDSGNAKFKVQFHWPFKGNYWIIDFDKDYQWAVVSNPSQTNLWILYRKPIIDNEKLRPIVYRLVNLGFELAKVHWTKQTDRPRK
- the rnr gene encoding ribonuclease R, with product MAKKDKKKAGKRMKKAQLAELLMNLFQSKSAEVLPLKYIFAELNLITHPLKMLCMDILYEMLADDYLSEVDKGKYKLNNRGTEMTGIFQRKSNGKNSFIPDGGGEPIFVAERNSAHAMNNDRVRMAFYAKRKNHEAEGEVIEILERANDTFVGTLEVANSYAFLVTENRTLANDIFIPKEKLKGGKTGDKAVVKVIEWPDKAKNPIGQVIDILGVAGENTTEMHAILAEFGLPYVYPKTVEEAADKIPAEISEEEIAKREDFRNVTTFTIDPKDAKDFDDALSIRKIKDGLWEVGVHIADVSHYVKEGSIIDKEAEKRATSVYLVDRTIPMLPERLCNFICSLRPNEEKLAYSVIFDITEKGEVKDSRIVHTIIKSDRRFTYEEAQNIIETKEGDYKEEVLAMDHIAKILRDKRYSAGAINFDRYEVKFEIDEKGKPISVYFKYSKDANKLVEEFMLLANKTVAEKIGKVPQDKNAKVLPYRIHDLPDPDKLDNLSQFIARFGYKLRTSGTKTDISKSINHLLDDVQGKNEENLIETVSIRAMQKAKYSVHNIGHYGLAFDYYTHFTSPIRRFPDLMVHRLLTRYLDGGRTVSETKYEDLCVHSSDMEQIAANAERASIKYKQVEFMSERLGQTFDGVISGVTEWGLYVELNENKCEGMVPIRDLDDDYYEFDEKSYCLKGRKKHRTYSLGDSITIKVARANIEKKQLDFALVDLDK